A section of the Bacillus pumilus genome encodes:
- a CDS encoding Yip1 family protein has product MKKKVNENERTQKPSLLKMITHPTAQLSEIRKRPTVWWPLNIIIILNLVSLYFRISYSDNETKDIGELIPFMVLVLAGLIIFIFIAPAIMFFISKIFKGQSNYHQMLSMFIYISLIGVIGDIVNTIIIIVFQTSPYMQITSLSSFINSSPPIENLLKKIELFTIWSFVLFAIGFQQVSGLSKKASWISSLLLFATFTVFEWILSSQ; this is encoded by the coding sequence ATGAAAAAGAAAGTTAATGAAAATGAAAGAACACAAAAACCATCACTTTTAAAAATGATTACACATCCAACTGCACAATTAAGTGAAATAAGAAAAAGACCTACTGTCTGGTGGCCTTTGAATATAATAATTATCTTGAATCTTGTATCTCTATATTTTCGAATTTCATATTCAGATAATGAAACTAAAGATATAGGAGAACTAATACCTTTTATGGTATTAGTTCTTGCTGGTTTAATTATTTTTATTTTCATAGCACCAGCTATTATGTTTTTCATATCTAAAATTTTTAAGGGACAGAGTAATTATCACCAAATGCTATCGATGTTTATATATATAAGCTTAATAGGCGTTATAGGTGATATTGTTAACACGATTATCATAATAGTTTTTCAAACTAGTCCATATATGCAAATAACCTCTTTAAGTAGTTTTATTAATTCATCCCCTCCAATAGAAAATCTACTTAAAAAAATAGAGTTATTCACCATATGGTCATTTGTGCTGTTTGCAATAGGTTTTCAACAAGTATCAGGTCTTTCAAAGAAAGCTTCTTGGATATCTTCCTTACTTTTATTTGCAACTTTTACTGTGTTTGAATGGATATTAAGTTCTCAATAA
- a CDS encoding phosphopantetheine-binding protein yields MYRTGDLARWLPDGSIDYVGRIDDQINIRGYRIEPSEIEHCLLEYPNVKEAVVVIQTDYLCAYVIVDDGYTMNDLRKYLKQSLPHYMVPTHIIEMEKMPLTSNGKLDRKALPLPEIQSVEEYVAPTNEIEKSIEKMWREILETDQISIHANFFELGGHSLKAMMLVSRISKQFQVQVPINEIFSRPTIKELSEYVQKTDEKTYLPTIERVERKKYYPSSSHQRST; encoded by the coding sequence ATGTATAGAACAGGTGACCTAGCTCGCTGGCTTCCAGATGGTTCAATAGACTATGTAGGAAGAATAGATGACCAGATTAATATTCGAGGGTATCGTATCGAACCAAGTGAGATTGAACATTGTCTTCTAGAATATCCAAATGTTAAAGAAGCAGTTGTGGTTATTCAAACAGATTACTTGTGTGCTTATGTAATAGTTGATGATGGATATACTATGAATGATTTACGTAAGTATCTCAAACAATCACTGCCTCATTATATGGTGCCAACTCATATCATTGAGATGGAAAAAATGCCTCTCACTTCAAATGGGAAGTTGGACCGAAAGGCCTTACCTTTACCGGAAATACAATCAGTAGAGGAGTATGTGGCACCGACAAATGAAATTGAGAAAAGCATAGAAAAGATGTGGAGAGAAATACTTGAAACCGATCAAATTAGTATTCATGCGAACTTCTTCGAACTGGGTGGCCATTCTTTAAAAGCCATGATGTTGGTGTCGCGTATTTCAAAACAGTTTCAAGTACAAGTACCAATTAACGAAATCTTTTCACGCCCAACAATTAAAGAGTTATCAGAATACGTTCAAAAGACAGACGAAAAGACATATCTTCCAACAATTGAACGTGTGGAACGTAAGAAGTATTATCCTAGCTCATCTCATCAAAGAAGCACTTAA
- a CDS encoding CbrC family protein: MTLPTFKYNPDPISLHVIKKEQTTCPVCEKEREYVYHGPFYTVEDVEGICPWCIKDGSASKKYNGMFQDDASCDDVDEEKYIDELIYRTPGYRGWQQEYWLSHCGDFCAIVQYVGWKEIEHLEEELTEDIEDICSGGGLTKENLKQWLVNGGDLQGYLFQCVYCNKHRLYIDAS; encoded by the coding sequence ATGACGTTACCTACATTCAAGTACAACCCAGATCCAATTTCGTTACATGTGATCAAAAAAGAACAGACGACATGTCCTGTTTGCGAGAAAGAAAGAGAATATGTGTATCATGGTCCATTTTATACTGTTGAAGATGTGGAAGGAATTTGCCCTTGGTGCATAAAAGATGGTTCAGCCTCTAAAAAATACAATGGTATGTTTCAAGACGATGCAAGCTGTGATGACGTTGATGAAGAGAAATATATAGATGAACTGATCTATAGAACACCAGGTTATCGCGGCTGGCAGCAGGAATATTGGTTAAGTCATTGCGGAGATTTTTGCGCGATCGTCCAGTATGTCGGTTGGAAAGAGATAGAACATTTAGAGGAAGAGCTCACAGAAGATATCGAAGACATTTGCAGCGGCGGAGGATTAACGAAAGAGAACCTAAAACAATGGCTCGTCAACGGCGGAGATCTGCAAGGCTACCTCTTTCAATGTGTCTACTGCAACAAGCATCGTTTATATATTGACGCTAGTTAA
- a CDS encoding sporulation protein Cse60, producing MLKVAVFDEEHEKDLQSEINLFLKGMDDDQIIDIKYNVAVICEQGGEQLYCFSALILYKK from the coding sequence GTGCTAAAGGTAGCTGTATTTGATGAAGAGCACGAAAAAGATTTGCAGAGCGAAATCAATCTTTTTTTAAAAGGAATGGATGACGACCAAATCATTGACATCAAGTACAATGTAGCGGTGATCTGTGAGCAAGGTGGAGAACAGCTCTACTGTTTTTCTGCACTCATTTTATATAAAAAATAG
- a CDS encoding rhodanese-like domain-containing protein gives MSVKEISIEELKQKLEQEEAIQLVDVRENEEVAEGMIPEAIHIRMGDIPEKLDAFDQTQEYYIICRSGKRSENVCYFLEDQGYQATNVVGGMLAWTGETKPKL, from the coding sequence GTGTCAGTTAAAGAAATCTCAATAGAAGAATTAAAACAAAAGCTAGAGCAAGAAGAAGCGATTCAGCTTGTTGACGTGCGTGAGAACGAGGAAGTAGCAGAAGGAATGATTCCTGAAGCGATCCACATTCGAATGGGAGATATCCCGGAGAAACTGGATGCATTCGATCAAACGCAAGAATATTATATTATTTGCCGGTCTGGTAAACGTAGTGAAAATGTCTGTTATTTCCTAGAAGACCAAGGCTATCAAGCGACCAATGTCGTTGGCGGAATGCTTGCTTGGACTGGAGAAACAAAACCGAAGCTGTAA
- a CDS encoding YesL family protein: MDHDGSMSRMLRMCEWVMRLAYTNLLWLLFTLMGFGIFGLMPATTALFSVMRKWIQGHEQVSVFRTFWKVYRVEFVRSNLIGVALLIIGTIIYVDLAFIYPTSWFLHVLRFAIYIFGFLFVVSLFYIFPLLAHYDWKKRLYLKFSLLLGISYLQYTLCMLVFSALLFVLFAYLPGIVPFFSVSILAYVHMWLAYQVFKKVEFDSEQRAAEVKKRLPSFLQSKRVNTQ, encoded by the coding sequence ATGGATCATGATGGTTCAATGAGCAGAATGCTGCGAATGTGTGAGTGGGTGATGAGACTCGCCTATACGAATTTGCTATGGCTGCTGTTCACCTTGATGGGGTTTGGGATCTTTGGATTGATGCCTGCGACCACTGCGTTATTTTCGGTGATGAGAAAGTGGATACAAGGGCATGAGCAAGTGAGCGTTTTCAGGACTTTTTGGAAGGTGTACCGTGTGGAGTTTGTACGCTCTAATTTAATAGGAGTGGCGCTACTGATCATAGGGACGATTATATATGTAGACCTTGCGTTTATTTATCCAACGAGCTGGTTTTTGCATGTGCTTCGTTTTGCCATTTATATCTTTGGTTTTCTCTTTGTTGTGAGCTTGTTTTATATTTTTCCGCTGCTGGCTCATTATGATTGGAAAAAACGTCTCTATTTGAAATTCTCTCTTTTGCTCGGTATCTCCTATTTGCAATATACACTTTGTATGCTCGTTTTCTCGGCTCTGCTATTTGTTCTCTTTGCTTATTTGCCGGGAATCGTACCGTTCTTTAGTGTGAGTATACTCGCCTATGTCCATATGTGGCTGGCCTATCAAGTATTCAAAAAAGTAGAGTTTGACAGTGAGCAACGGGCAGCCGAAGTGAAGAAACGCCTGCCATCTTTCCTACAATCGAAGCGGGTGAATACACAGTGA